A single window of Agromyces sp. Leaf222 DNA harbors:
- a CDS encoding ABC transporter substrate-binding protein: MGITKRGIGAVAALAATAALLTGCSTGGESDPNTLKLWHFEGTDSDVGIAWNKAIEIFEEETGATVEYEDKSFEQIRSTASQVLNSNEAPDVMESPKGNATAGLLASQGLLADITDAVEEYGWDDLLAPSLQTTAKYSDEGIMGSGPWYGVPNYGEYVTVYYNKTAFDEKGLTEPKTYAEFEEILDTFAQDGTTPLAQAGAEYPLGQLFYQLALSKADRQFVNDYQLYENPVDWQGPELTYAADKIVEYVDNGWISKDSTGLKAEDMGVGFMSGEYPMMVSGSWWAGRVINEATTFEWDTFAFPESELVPGSSGNIWVVPENAANKELAYEFIDITMRPEIQALIGNNGSIPVAADPADITDEKSAALITEFNEVVEQDGLAFYPDWPTPNFYDQLVGALQELVNGTLTPEQTLEQLGTEYEDGVADIIG, translated from the coding sequence ATGGGAATCACCAAGCGCGGCATCGGCGCCGTCGCAGCACTGGCCGCGACCGCCGCACTGCTCACCGGCTGCTCGACGGGCGGCGAGTCCGACCCGAACACGCTGAAGCTCTGGCACTTCGAGGGCACCGACAGCGATGTCGGCATCGCCTGGAACAAGGCCATCGAGATCTTCGAGGAGGAGACCGGCGCCACCGTCGAGTACGAGGACAAGAGCTTCGAGCAGATCCGCTCCACGGCCAGCCAGGTGCTCAACTCCAACGAGGCACCGGATGTCATGGAGTCGCCCAAGGGCAACGCCACCGCCGGCCTGCTCGCCAGCCAGGGCCTGCTCGCCGACATCACCGACGCGGTCGAGGAGTACGGCTGGGACGACCTGCTCGCCCCGTCGCTGCAGACCACGGCCAAGTACTCCGACGAGGGCATCATGGGCTCCGGCCCCTGGTACGGCGTGCCGAACTACGGCGAGTACGTCACCGTCTACTACAACAAGACCGCGTTCGACGAGAAGGGCCTGACCGAGCCCAAGACGTACGCCGAGTTCGAGGAGATCCTCGACACGTTCGCGCAGGACGGCACCACGCCGCTCGCGCAGGCCGGTGCGGAGTACCCGCTCGGCCAGCTCTTCTACCAGCTCGCCCTCTCGAAGGCCGACCGCCAGTTCGTGAACGACTACCAGCTCTACGAGAACCCCGTCGACTGGCAGGGCCCCGAGCTCACCTACGCCGCCGACAAGATCGTCGAGTACGTCGACAACGGCTGGATCTCGAAGGACTCCACGGGCCTCAAGGCCGAGGACATGGGCGTCGGCTTCATGAGCGGCGAGTACCCGATGATGGTCTCCGGCTCGTGGTGGGCCGGCCGCGTGATCAACGAGGCCACGACCTTCGAGTGGGACACGTTCGCGTTCCCCGAGTCCGAGCTGGTTCCCGGATCGTCGGGCAACATCTGGGTCGTGCCCGAGAACGCGGCCAACAAGGAGCTCGCCTACGAGTTCATCGACATCACGATGCGCCCCGAGATCCAGGCCCTCATCGGCAACAACGGGTCGATCCCGGTCGCGGCCGACCCCGCCGACATCACCGACGAGAAGTCCGCCGCGCTCATCACCGAGTTCAACGAGGTCGTCGAGCAGGACGGGCTCGCGTTCTACCCCGACTGGCCCACGCCGAACTTCTACGACCAGCTCGTCGGCGCCCTGCAGGAACTCGTGAACGGCACCCTCACGCCCGAGCAGACGCTCGAGCAGCTCGGCACCGAGTACGAGGACGGCGTCGCCGACATCATCGGCTGA
- the thiE gene encoding thiamine phosphate synthase, giving the protein MITRRSLDLSIYLVTDAALCGSRGVVSVVADAVDGGVRVVQLRDKTASTDALLRQLEALASAIDGRAALLVNDRVDVAAAARERGLPVDGVHLGQGDAAASAARALLGDDAIIGLTANAPEHLATLRRQARREIDYVGVGVIRPTTTKPDHPPALGIEGFARFAAEAELPCVAIGGITLADVAALRQAGAAGVAVVSAICAAPSPHDAAAAFAAAWSGR; this is encoded by the coding sequence ATGATCACGCGGCGCTCGCTCGACCTCTCGATCTACCTCGTGACCGATGCCGCGCTCTGCGGCTCGCGCGGGGTCGTCTCCGTCGTGGCCGACGCCGTCGACGGCGGGGTGCGCGTGGTGCAGCTTCGCGACAAGACGGCGTCCACCGACGCGCTCCTGCGGCAGCTCGAGGCGCTCGCGTCCGCGATCGACGGCCGCGCCGCGCTGCTGGTGAACGACCGGGTCGACGTGGCCGCCGCCGCACGCGAGCGCGGCCTGCCGGTCGACGGCGTGCACCTGGGGCAGGGCGACGCCGCGGCATCCGCTGCCCGCGCCCTGCTCGGCGACGACGCGATCATCGGCCTCACCGCGAACGCGCCCGAGCACCTCGCGACGCTGCGCCGCCAGGCCCGCCGCGAGATCGACTACGTCGGCGTCGGCGTGATCCGGCCCACGACGACCAAGCCCGACCATCCGCCGGCGCTCGGCATCGAGGGGTTCGCACGGTTCGCCGCCGAGGCCGAGCTGCCGTGCGTCGCGATCGGCGGCATCACGCTGGCGGATGTCGCGGCGCTGCGTCAGGCCGGAGCCGCGGGCGTCGCGGTGGTGTCGGCGATCTGCGCCGCCCCCTCGCCGCACGATGCGGCCGCCGCCTTCGCCGCAGCTTGGAGCGGGCGATGA
- a CDS encoding GlxA family transcriptional regulator, producing the protein MADEDPRGAAAHRVAVLVLEGAKPLDVGIPAQIFTTRASMPYEVRVCGAAPGPVTGGDGLSYHVADGLEAFEWAETIFIPGYRHPDVDEPPPVVVDALRAAHERGARLAAISTGAFALAATGLLDGRRATTHWHYTRALAARHPLVKVDENVLFVDEGRVLTSAGAASGIDLCLHLVRRDHGVALSNHVARRLVAAPYRSGGQAQYVPRALPDDLGELFAATRHWAIEHIEEPLTLADLARNANVSTRTFSRRFVEDTGYTPMQWILRARVDLARELLERTDLGVEQVADRVGLGTGANLRLHFHRVLGTSPTEYRHTFRE; encoded by the coding sequence ATGGCAGACGAGGATCCGCGCGGGGCGGCGGCCCACCGCGTCGCCGTGCTCGTGCTCGAGGGCGCCAAGCCGCTCGACGTCGGGATCCCCGCGCAGATCTTCACGACGCGCGCCTCGATGCCCTACGAGGTGCGCGTCTGCGGCGCGGCGCCGGGGCCCGTGACCGGTGGCGACGGCCTCTCGTACCACGTGGCCGACGGGCTCGAGGCGTTCGAATGGGCCGAGACGATCTTCATCCCGGGCTACCGGCATCCGGATGTCGATGAGCCGCCGCCCGTCGTCGTCGATGCCCTCCGTGCCGCCCATGAGCGAGGTGCCAGGCTCGCCGCCATCTCGACTGGCGCGTTCGCACTGGCGGCGACCGGACTGCTCGACGGACGCCGGGCCACGACGCACTGGCACTACACCAGGGCGCTCGCGGCGCGGCATCCGCTCGTGAAGGTCGACGAGAACGTGCTGTTCGTCGACGAGGGCCGGGTGCTCACCTCGGCGGGCGCGGCATCCGGCATCGACCTCTGCCTGCACCTCGTGCGCCGCGATCACGGCGTCGCGCTGTCGAACCACGTCGCCCGCCGGCTCGTGGCCGCGCCCTACCGCAGCGGCGGCCAGGCCCAGTACGTGCCGCGCGCACTGCCCGATGACCTCGGCGAGCTCTTCGCGGCGACCCGGCACTGGGCGATCGAGCACATCGAGGAGCCGCTCACGCTCGCCGACCTCGCCCGCAACGCGAACGTGTCGACGCGCACGTTCTCGCGGCGCTTCGTCGAGGACACCGGGTACACGCCCATGCAGTGGATCCTGCGCGCCCGCGTCGACCTCGCGCGCGAGCTGCTCGAGCGCACCGACCTCGGCGTCGAGCAGGTCGCCGACCGCGTCGGGCTCGGCACGGGCGCGAACCTGCGCCTGCACTTCCACCGCGTGCTCGGCACCTCGCCGACCGAGTACCGGCACACGTTCCGCGAGTAG
- a CDS encoding carbohydrate ABC transporter permease translates to MSAISGTRSSGFWFYLIPGLVLFTFIVLIPLIWNVYLSFTDWRGVRPPEFVGLENWVELLQDQKFWASFRNSLSMIVAMVIIPTLLGLVLAALLFDVIGRKFGGRVASFLRATYYLPQILPVAIAAIVIGWILRPENGALNTVLENIGLGELQHNWLGSPDTAMLSIMAVMVWVQIGYPVVIFMAALQRVDPELYEAAELDGAGWYQRFRYITVSAIRPEIFVVTLTCTIAALKVFGPIYALTGGGPGTATIVPSYYSYIQFFQSQQVGYGATIATALTIVVVLVAIGFIRLQARVERQEGER, encoded by the coding sequence ATGAGCGCCATCTCGGGTACGCGATCGAGCGGGTTCTGGTTCTACCTCATCCCGGGTCTCGTGCTCTTCACGTTCATCGTGCTCATCCCGCTCATCTGGAACGTGTACCTCAGCTTCACCGACTGGCGCGGCGTGCGCCCGCCCGAGTTCGTCGGCCTCGAGAACTGGGTCGAACTCCTCCAGGACCAGAAGTTCTGGGCTTCGTTCCGCAACTCGCTCTCGATGATCGTCGCCATGGTGATCATCCCCACGCTGCTCGGCCTCGTGCTCGCCGCGCTGCTGTTCGACGTGATCGGTCGCAAGTTCGGCGGCCGCGTCGCGAGCTTCCTGCGCGCCACCTACTACCTGCCGCAGATCCTGCCCGTCGCCATCGCGGCGATCGTCATCGGCTGGATCCTCCGGCCCGAGAACGGCGCGCTGAACACCGTGCTCGAGAACATCGGGCTCGGCGAACTGCAGCACAACTGGCTCGGCAGCCCCGACACGGCGATGCTCTCGATCATGGCCGTCATGGTCTGGGTGCAGATCGGCTACCCGGTCGTCATCTTCATGGCCGCGCTGCAGCGCGTCGACCCCGAGCTCTACGAGGCCGCCGAGCTCGACGGCGCCGGCTGGTACCAGCGGTTCCGCTACATCACGGTGTCGGCGATCCGCCCCGAGATCTTCGTGGTGACGCTCACCTGCACGATCGCCGCGCTGAAGGTCTTCGGCCCCATCTACGCCCTCACCGGCGGCGGGCCCGGCACGGCGACGATCGTGCCGAGCTACTACTCCTACATCCAGTTCTTCCAGAGCCAGCAGGTCGGATACGGCGCGACGATCGCGACCGCGCTGACCATCGTCGTGGTCCTGGTCGCGATCGGATTCATCCGACTGCAGGCGCGCGTCGAGCGTCAGGAAGGCGAGCGCTGA
- the yicI gene encoding alpha-xylosidase yields the protein MKFTDGFWQVRPGIEPLYGRESYDIWADGEHRLQVFATTGVVAKRGDTLNRPLLTVTLFSPLADVIGVRIEHHSGGVKPQGFDLVGAQDAQGVVVVDETGGLLTSGRLSVRVAPGAPFGLAFEVDGRTIVSAGDKSIANMRVRPDAQLDGVPVGNAREATARAAASAYTLQQLSLGVGELVYGLGERFGPLVKNGQTVDIWNADGGTSSEQAYKNVPFYLTNRGYGVLVNDTGHVSYEIGSESVERVQFSVPGESLEYFVVYGGTPAGVLERYTELVGKPARVPAWSYGLWLSTSFTTDYDEATVNRFVDEMAARELPVSVFHFDCFWMREFNWCDFEWDPRTFPDPEGMLARLRDKGLRVCVWLNPYIGQRSKLFAEAAERGYLVKRPDGSVWQWDLWQAGMGLVDFTNPDATRWYQDHLRALVAQGVDCFKTDFGERIPLEVEYFDGSAPDRMHNRYTQLYNEAVFEVLEQERGEGEAVVFARSATTGGQRLPVHWGGDSTSTYESMAETLRGGLSLAASGFAFWSHDIGGFEGTPDAGVFKRWVAFGLLGTHSRFHGSGSYRVPWAFDEEAVDVTRIFTKLKLSLMPYLYQQGLDASATGVPVMRPMALEFPDDPGAAYLDRQYMLGSSLLVAPVFSESGEVEFYLPAGRWTNWWTGEVVASQGSWRREVHGFDTVPLYVREGTVLPIGADTTKPDSDYFDGLELRVYPGATDASGGPDAAGTPDAAGAPVSPGVTVTAPDGRSARFTVAGETVTAEGDAGEAWGATFV from the coding sequence ATGAAGTTCACCGACGGGTTCTGGCAGGTCAGGCCGGGCATCGAACCCCTGTACGGCCGTGAGTCGTACGACATCTGGGCGGACGGAGAGCACCGCCTGCAGGTCTTCGCCACCACCGGCGTCGTCGCCAAGCGCGGCGACACGTTGAACCGACCGCTGCTGACGGTGACGCTCTTCTCACCGCTCGCCGACGTCATCGGCGTGCGCATCGAGCATCACTCCGGCGGGGTGAAGCCGCAGGGCTTCGACCTCGTCGGCGCGCAGGACGCGCAGGGCGTGGTCGTGGTCGACGAGACCGGCGGCCTGCTCACCTCGGGGCGGCTGTCGGTGCGCGTGGCGCCGGGCGCCCCGTTCGGGCTCGCGTTCGAGGTCGACGGCCGCACGATCGTGTCGGCCGGCGACAAGTCGATCGCGAACATGCGCGTGCGGCCCGACGCGCAGCTCGACGGCGTGCCCGTCGGCAACGCCCGCGAGGCCACGGCGCGCGCCGCGGCATCCGCCTACACGCTGCAGCAGCTCTCGCTCGGCGTCGGCGAGCTCGTGTACGGGCTCGGCGAGCGCTTCGGGCCGCTCGTGAAGAACGGGCAGACGGTCGACATCTGGAACGCCGACGGCGGCACCTCGTCGGAGCAGGCCTACAAGAACGTGCCGTTCTACCTGACGAACCGCGGCTACGGCGTGCTCGTGAACGACACGGGGCACGTGTCGTACGAGATCGGCTCCGAGTCGGTCGAGCGCGTGCAGTTCTCGGTGCCCGGCGAGTCGCTGGAGTACTTCGTGGTCTACGGCGGCACGCCCGCGGGGGTGCTCGAGCGGTACACCGAGCTCGTCGGCAAGCCCGCGCGGGTTCCGGCCTGGTCGTACGGCCTCTGGCTCTCGACGTCGTTCACGACCGACTACGACGAGGCGACCGTGAACCGGTTCGTCGACGAGATGGCGGCCCGCGAACTGCCCGTGAGCGTGTTCCACTTCGACTGCTTCTGGATGCGCGAGTTCAACTGGTGCGACTTCGAATGGGACCCGCGCACGTTCCCCGACCCCGAGGGCATGCTCGCCCGCCTGCGCGACAAGGGCCTGCGCGTCTGCGTCTGGCTGAACCCCTACATCGGCCAGCGCTCGAAGCTCTTCGCCGAGGCGGCCGAGCGCGGTTACCTCGTGAAGCGGCCAGACGGCTCGGTGTGGCAGTGGGACCTCTGGCAGGCCGGCATGGGCCTCGTCGACTTCACGAACCCCGACGCCACGCGCTGGTACCAGGACCACCTGCGCGCGCTCGTCGCCCAGGGCGTGGACTGCTTCAAGACCGACTTCGGCGAGCGGATCCCGCTCGAGGTCGAGTACTTCGACGGCTCGGCGCCCGACCGCATGCACAACCGCTACACGCAGCTCTACAACGAGGCCGTGTTCGAGGTGCTCGAGCAGGAGCGCGGCGAGGGCGAGGCCGTGGTGTTCGCCCGTTCTGCGACGACCGGCGGCCAGCGCCTGCCCGTGCACTGGGGCGGCGACTCGACCTCGACGTACGAGTCGATGGCCGAGACCCTGCGCGGCGGCCTCTCGCTCGCGGCCTCGGGCTTCGCGTTCTGGAGCCACGACATCGGCGGCTTCGAGGGCACTCCGGATGCCGGCGTGTTCAAGCGCTGGGTCGCGTTCGGCCTGCTCGGCACGCACTCGCGCTTCCACGGGTCGGGCTCCTATCGGGTGCCGTGGGCGTTCGACGAGGAGGCCGTCGACGTAACGCGGATCTTCACGAAGCTGAAGCTCTCGCTCATGCCGTACCTCTACCAGCAGGGCCTCGATGCGTCGGCGACCGGCGTGCCGGTCATGCGCCCGATGGCGCTCGAGTTCCCCGACGACCCCGGCGCCGCCTACCTCGACCGGCAGTACATGCTCGGTTCGTCGCTGCTCGTGGCCCCGGTGTTCTCGGAGTCGGGCGAGGTCGAGTTCTACCTGCCCGCAGGGCGGTGGACGAACTGGTGGACGGGCGAGGTCGTCGCGTCGCAGGGCTCGTGGCGCCGCGAGGTGCACGGCTTCGACACCGTGCCGCTGTACGTGCGCGAGGGCACCGTGCTGCCGATCGGCGCCGACACCACCAAGCCCGACTCCGACTACTTCGACGGGCTCGAGCTGCGCGTGTACCCGGGGGCGACGGATGCCTCGGGCGGGCCGGATGCGGCGGGCACGCCGGATGCCGCGGGCGCGCCGGTGTCGCCGGGCGTGACGGTGACGGCACCAGACGGGCGGTCGGCGCGGTTCACCGTGGCGGGGGAGACCGTCACCGCCGAGGGCGATGCGGGCGAGGCCTGGGGGGCGACGTTCGTCTGA
- a CDS encoding LacI family DNA-binding transcriptional regulator → MARSGTGGSKAATLNDVARMAGVSLATASKAINGRDQVAPATRQRVIEAAEQLSFTPNSLARSLIAGRTGTVGLLTSDLEGRFVIPILMGAEDAFGAGQINVFLCDARGDTIREQHHLKALLNRRVDGIIVVGRQTDPRPSLGQDLPVPVVYAYAPSDDPNDVSVTPDNVAGGRLAVEHLLTTGRRRIAHITGEPEYAAAQDRAVGVRAALAEAGLGLVGDVMTSSWSEHWGRAAAGMLLAQNPDVDGIVAGSDQIARGVIDTLRDLGKRVPEDVAVIGYDNWEVLALNSRPELTSIDANLQQLGRTAAMRIFDAIDDGEPDPGVHHLPVRLVIRGSTIERR, encoded by the coding sequence ATGGCGAGAAGCGGAACCGGCGGGTCGAAGGCGGCGACGCTCAACGACGTCGCGCGCATGGCCGGGGTCTCGCTCGCGACCGCCTCGAAGGCCATCAACGGCCGCGACCAGGTCGCCCCCGCCACACGCCAGCGGGTCATCGAGGCCGCCGAGCAGCTCTCGTTCACGCCGAACTCCCTCGCCCGCAGCCTCATCGCCGGGCGCACGGGCACCGTCGGCCTGCTCACGAGCGACCTCGAGGGCCGCTTCGTGATCCCGATCCTCATGGGCGCCGAAGACGCGTTCGGCGCCGGGCAGATCAACGTGTTCCTCTGCGACGCGCGCGGCGACACGATCCGCGAGCAGCACCACCTCAAGGCCCTGCTCAACCGCCGCGTCGACGGCATCATCGTCGTCGGCCGGCAGACCGACCCCCGGCCCTCGCTCGGCCAGGACCTCCCGGTTCCGGTCGTCTACGCCTACGCTCCGTCGGATGACCCGAACGACGTTTCAGTCACGCCAGACAACGTGGCCGGCGGGCGCCTCGCGGTCGAGCACCTGCTCACCACCGGCCGACGCCGCATCGCCCACATCACGGGCGAACCCGAGTACGCCGCGGCGCAGGACCGCGCCGTCGGCGTTCGCGCGGCCCTCGCCGAAGCCGGACTCGGGCTCGTCGGCGACGTGATGACCTCGAGCTGGAGCGAGCACTGGGGCCGCGCCGCCGCCGGCATGCTGCTCGCGCAGAACCCCGACGTCGACGGCATCGTCGCCGGCTCCGACCAGATCGCCCGCGGCGTCATCGACACCCTCCGCGACCTCGGCAAACGGGTGCCAGAGGACGTGGCCGTCATCGGCTACGACAACTGGGAGGTGCTCGCCCTGAACTCGCGCCCCGAGCTCACGAGCATCGACGCCAACCTGCAGCAGCTCGGCCGCACCGCGGCGATGCGCATCTTCGACGCCATCGACGACGGCGAGCCCGACCCCGGCGTGCACCACCTGCCGGTACGGCTCGTCATCCGCGGGTCGACCATCGAGCGGCGCTGA
- a CDS encoding LacI family DNA-binding transcriptional regulator: MVTISDVAKVAGVSISTVSYALSGKRTIAASTRTRIEAAIRELDYEPHAGARMLAGATTNILALSAPIHTDGHLPTHMRFVTAVVDTARKHDYDVLLLATDDDVSGIRRVAASSLVDGVVAMGVKAHDERVDVVRRASLPAAFIGIPGDGDGLSCVDLDFERAGRLAITTLAEAGHRSIGIVGHPPTYLERGTGFVQRFNAGLEAEAAARGIRLDVVSPTLARGAAEHAFDELLVASPEMTAVIFHCNEPVVESVLRRIRERGLDVPGDLSLFAACASYDTSHLVIPLSSIPLPLDQMCRIAVESALRQVRGGDALGVELITPVTQNRGSVAAPRL; this comes from the coding sequence ATGGTGACGATCAGTGATGTGGCCAAGGTCGCAGGCGTCTCCATCTCGACCGTCTCCTACGCCCTCTCTGGCAAGCGCACGATCGCGGCCTCGACCCGCACGCGCATCGAGGCCGCCATCCGCGAACTCGACTACGAGCCGCACGCCGGGGCCCGCATGCTCGCCGGCGCCACCACGAACATCCTCGCGCTCTCGGCGCCGATCCACACCGACGGGCACCTGCCCACGCACATGCGGTTCGTCACCGCGGTCGTCGACACGGCGCGCAAGCACGACTACGACGTGCTGCTGCTCGCCACCGACGACGACGTCTCCGGCATCCGCCGGGTCGCGGCGTCGTCGCTCGTCGACGGCGTCGTCGCCATGGGCGTCAAGGCCCACGACGAGCGCGTCGACGTCGTGCGACGCGCCTCGCTGCCGGCCGCGTTCATCGGCATCCCCGGCGACGGCGACGGCCTCTCGTGCGTCGACCTCGACTTCGAGCGGGCCGGCCGGCTCGCGATCACGACCCTCGCCGAGGCCGGGCACCGCTCGATCGGCATCGTCGGCCATCCGCCGACGTACCTCGAGCGCGGAACCGGCTTCGTGCAGCGGTTCAACGCCGGGCTCGAGGCCGAGGCGGCGGCCCGCGGCATCCGCCTCGACGTCGTCTCCCCGACGCTCGCCCGCGGTGCGGCCGAGCACGCGTTCGACGAGCTGCTCGTCGCCTCGCCCGAGATGACGGCCGTGATCTTCCACTGCAACGAGCCGGTGGTCGAGTCGGTGCTGCGCCGCATCCGCGAGCGCGGCCTCGACGTGCCCGGCGACCTGTCGCTGTTCGCCGCATGTGCGAGCTACGACACGTCGCACCTCGTCATTCCGCTCAGCTCCATCCCCCTGCCACTCGACCAGATGTGCCGCATCGCGGTCGAGTCAGCGCTGCGCCAGGTGCGCGGCGGCGACGCCCTCGGCGTCGAACTCATCACGCCCGTCACGCAGAATCGCGGGTCGGTCGCAGCGCCTCGGCTCTGA
- the thiM gene encoding hydroxyethylthiazole kinase, with product MSDRLSIDPAHLSDASAALLERLREHPPLVQCITNSVVTNFTANALLAIGAAPAMVDIREEAGLFAGIAGGLLVNLGTPAEEQRDASREAVAAVSAAGTPWVLDPVAIGALPVRTALAHELVAAGPTAIRGNASEIIALAGAGAGGRGVDASDSTDAAAEAATSLALAHGSVIAVSGPVDLITDGHRTARIANGDALLTRVTGGGCALGAVTAAFLGASRDAAGAARAAGASALDGLLADPFVATVAATVVYTVAAELAAERATGPGSFAVTFLDALALVTPDVVRARAKITTTGAAASDPAAARS from the coding sequence GTGAGCGATCGCCTGTCCATCGACCCCGCCCACCTCTCCGACGCGAGCGCTGCGCTGCTCGAGCGGCTGCGCGAGCATCCGCCGCTGGTGCAGTGCATCACGAACAGCGTCGTGACGAACTTCACCGCCAACGCGCTCCTGGCCATCGGCGCCGCCCCTGCGATGGTCGACATCCGCGAAGAGGCCGGCCTGTTCGCCGGCATCGCGGGCGGCCTGCTCGTGAACCTCGGCACGCCCGCCGAAGAGCAGCGCGATGCCTCGCGCGAGGCGGTGGCCGCGGTATCCGCCGCCGGAACCCCGTGGGTGCTCGACCCCGTCGCGATCGGCGCGCTGCCCGTGCGCACGGCGCTCGCGCACGAGCTCGTCGCCGCCGGCCCGACGGCGATCCGCGGCAATGCGAGCGAGATCATCGCCCTCGCCGGAGCGGGTGCGGGCGGTCGCGGCGTCGACGCCTCCGACAGCACGGATGCCGCAGCCGAGGCCGCGACCTCGCTCGCCCTCGCGCACGGCTCGGTCATCGCCGTGTCGGGCCCCGTCGACCTCATCACCGACGGACACCGCACGGCGCGCATCGCGAACGGGGATGCCCTGCTCACCCGCGTCACCGGCGGCGGCTGCGCGCTCGGCGCAGTGACGGCGGCGTTCCTCGGCGCGAGCCGCGACGCGGCCGGTGCCGCCCGTGCGGCCGGTGCCTCGGCGCTCGACGGGCTGCTCGCCGATCCCTTCGTCGCGACCGTAGCGGCCACCGTCGTCTACACGGTCGCCGCCGAGCTCGCGGCGGAGCGCGCGACGGGCCCCGGCTCGTTCGCCGTGACGTTCCTCGACGCGCTCGCGCTCGTCACGCCCGACGTCGTGCGCGCGCGGGCGAAGATCACGACGACGGGTGCCGCGGCATCCGACCCCGCGGCGGCCCGCTCATGA
- a CDS encoding carbohydrate ABC transporter permease — protein MSHTGSTGIRDELPLTPLSAAGAGTVPLVGADRVEEAPRRGIRRSKRPPRDHSPQTRKTAKDWVWLVLAILFGLLVAVPFILILINSFKSPEDYNTSGPLMLPKELYFDGLVNFWNRVDFPQKLWNSFVISGSVAVLAVAVSVLNAYALGIGRVKYRTGILLLFLLADLIPQEALLYPLYYMFKSVGLYDTQLAIIIIFTVIQAAFGTYLLSSVFGTFPKELLEAAALDGAGRLRTLIKVVLPISKGTLSVLLIFFFIWTWNEFLIPLTFLVSNDNQTVPVAITTLQGDRLMDVTTTSASALLGVIPTLIFFLIFQRTLTRGITAGAVK, from the coding sequence ATGTCGCACACCGGCTCCACCGGCATCCGGGACGAACTCCCGCTGACCCCGCTCTCGGCCGCAGGCGCCGGCACGGTGCCGCTCGTCGGCGCCGACCGCGTCGAGGAGGCGCCGCGCCGCGGCATCCGTCGCTCGAAGCGACCCCCGCGCGACCACTCACCCCAGACGCGCAAGACCGCGAAGGACTGGGTCTGGCTCGTGCTCGCGATCCTGTTCGGCCTGCTCGTGGCGGTGCCGTTCATCCTGATCCTGATCAACTCGTTCAAGTCGCCGGAGGACTACAACACGTCGGGCCCGCTGATGCTGCCGAAGGAGCTGTACTTCGACGGCCTCGTGAACTTCTGGAACCGCGTCGACTTCCCGCAGAAGCTCTGGAACAGCTTCGTCATCTCGGGCTCGGTCGCCGTGCTCGCGGTGGCGGTCTCGGTGCTGAACGCGTACGCGCTCGGCATCGGCCGGGTGAAGTACCGCACCGGCATCCTGCTGCTGTTCCTGCTCGCCGACCTGATTCCGCAGGAGGCCCTGCTCTACCCGCTGTACTACATGTTCAAGTCGGTGGGCCTCTACGATACGCAGCTCGCGATCATCATCATCTTCACGGTGATCCAGGCGGCGTTCGGCACCTACCTGCTCTCGAGCGTGTTCGGCACGTTCCCGAAGGAGCTGCTCGAGGCCGCGGCGCTCGACGGCGCCGGTCGCCTGCGCACGCTGATCAAGGTCGTGCTGCCGATCAGCAAGGGCACGCTCTCGGTGCTGCTCATCTTCTTCTTCATCTGGACCTGGAACGAGTTCCTGATCCCGCTGACGTTCCTGGTGTCCAACGACAACCAGACCGTGCCGGTGGCGATCACGACCCTGCAGGGCGACCGGCTCATGGACGTCACGACGACGAGCGCCTCGGCGCTGCTCGGCGTGATCCCGACGCTGATCTTCTTCCTCATCTTCCAGCGAACGCTCACCCGCGGCATCACCGCGGGCGCGGTCAAGTAG